The window TGAAGCGGCGGCAGAGCGTCTGCGTTATAAAGATAGATGTTCGTCCCAGTGCCCAGACTTGGTCGCGGTGGGGAGCCACTTGGACAGGCGAAATCGCTTCCGGTAGAGGTAACCTTTTTTTGCCTTCCTCTTTGGTCACCCCATACGGCGGTTGCGCGGGGGTTGCAGATTCGCGTCTCAGAGTGCCATGTTTTGCCGTGTTCTTCAAGGCTAAGTGTCGTAAAGCGTTGAATATTATGAGTCCGTCTCGTTTCTCGGTGTTAGGCAGCCAGAGAAGAGACGCTGACAACACGAGGGGAGGGCGAATGAACCTGAACAAGAAGCAGTGGCTTCTTCAAACCACTTTCGGGATTCGTGCCCGCATCAACACGAACCCCGATTTCCAGCGTCCGGCGGTCTGGGGCTCGGCGCAGAAGCAGCTGCTGATCGACACGATTATCCGAGACTACGACGTCCCCAAGCTCTATTGGCGAAAGATCGCGAGCCATCCCGATCGCTACGACGTCGTCGACGGGCAGCAGCGGCTTCGTGCGATTTGGGAGTTCTTCGAGGACAAGGTCAAGCTTCCTAAGGATGCCGAGCCTGTCGAGGGAGTTCCGGTGGCGGGTTGCACTTACAGTACGCTGCCAGATGAGCTTCGCATAAGGTGCGATGTCTACCCCATGGACGTCGTCGTGCTTGAAGACACTGACGAGGACGAAGTCCGGGAAATGTTTCTGAGGCTCCAGAACGGCACCTCCCTCAAGGCGCAGGAGAAGAGGAATGCCTATCCCGGAGCCATGCGAAACTTCGTCCATGAGCTCGTCTCCCACCCCATCTTCTCGAGGGTCGGCTTCGCGAACGCCCGTCTCAACTATGACCTCGTTGCCGCCCAGATCGTTCGTCTTGAGCTGGCTGGCGGGCCCGTCAACGTCAAGAACACCGATCTGAACAAGATGTACGTTGAGAACAAGGACTTCGACCCCAAGGCCCCCGTCGCAAAAGCGGTTCAGCGTACTCTCTCGCTGCTATCGGAGATCTTCCCGGATAAGACCCCCGAACTTGAGCGCTTCAACCTCGTCTCCGTCTACTGTGTGCTTTCAGAACTTCTCCGCCAGTATGTTCTCGAGGACTTTAAGCCCATCTTCCAAGCCTGGTTCCTCGGTTTTGAAGCCGTTCGCCGCGAG is drawn from Candidatus Methylomirabilis limnetica and contains these coding sequences:
- a CDS encoding HNH endonuclease family protein: MNLNKKQWLLQTTFGIRARINTNPDFQRPAVWGSAQKQLLIDTIIRDYDVPKLYWRKIASHPDRYDVVDGQQRLRAIWEFFEDKVKLPKDAEPVEGVPVAGCTYSTLPDELRIRCDVYPMDVVVLEDTDEDEVREMFLRLQNGTSLKAQEKRNAYPGAMRNFVHELVSHPIFSRVGFANARLNYDLVAAQIVRLELAGGPVNVKNTDLNKMYVENKDFDPKAPVAKAVQRTLSLLSEIFPDKTPELERFNLVSVYCVLSELLRQYVLEDFKPIFQAWFLGFEAVRREQEARPEEEADAEWVTYREKISHSTDSSDSIRWRMEFMLRSLLSQHPQIRLKDNQRGFTYVQKLAVFRRDVARCQLKIKCDSAALTWDNWHCDHRVAWSKGGLTTVENGQAACPPCNLSKGAEAAA